In Bacteroidales bacterium, the genomic stretch CCAATTCATCGGCTCCTTCCTTCTCATAACGCTTGGCTAATTTAACTGCATCACCCGAGTCGCGTAGACCAATAAAATTGATACCTTTTACGGTTTTTCCGTCTTTAATATCTAGACAGGGTATAATTCTTTTATTTATCATAAGTTTTTAATTCATAGTTTTTTTAATTGGCATAAGTCTTTTAAAGTGATTTTGCCTTCATAAATTGCTTTTCCGATAATTGCTCCTTCGCATCCAATTTTTTGTAATACATGTAGATCGCTTAATGACGAAACTCCGCCACTTGCAATTAAATTCACATTGGTTTTGTTAAGTATTTCTTTATACAATTCATTTGAAGAACCTAGTAGCATCCCGTCTTTTGAAATGTCAGTACAGATAACATATTTAATTCCTTCTTTTTCAAAGCCCGAAATAAAATCCACAACATCTATTTCTGATTGTTTTTGCCAACCATTAGTAGCAATTTTTCTGTTATGGCTATCGGCTCCTAAAATTATTTTATTTGTTCCATATTTTGAAAGCCATCTCAAAAACATCACCTTGTTTTGAACGGCAATGCTACCTCCAGTAACTTGTGCGGCTCCATTTTCGAATGCGATGCGAATATCTTCGTCCGATTTTATTCCTCCACCGAAATCAATGGTTAGCTTAGTTTGGGTTGCGATACTGTTTAAAATTTTATAATTTACAATATGCTGGTTTCGTGCACCGTCTAAATCTACCAAATGCAAAAATTGAATACCGTTTGCTTCAAATTCTTTGGCTACTTCAAGTGGATTTTCGTTATATATTTTTTTTGTTGAATAATCGCCTTTGGTAAGTCGAACGCACTTTCCTTCTATAATATCTATTGCAGGAATAATTCTCATATTTATTTTAATTATTGTTATTAAATAACGTTTTTTGTACTCGGGATTCCCGTGTTTTCTCCATGTTTAACTGCCATTTTTATCGCTTTTGCAAATGCCTTGAAAACAGCTTCAATCTTGTGGTGTTCGTTTTCCCCTTCAGCTTTTATATTGAGGTTGCATTTTGCGTTATCAGAAAAGGATTTAAAAAAATGCAAAAACATTTCAGTAGGCATGTCTCCGATTTTTTCTCTGTTAAATTGTACGTCCCAAACAAGCCAAGGGCGTCCACCAAAATCAATTGCAACTTGAGCTAAACAATCATCCATAGGTAATGTAAATCCGTAGCGTTCTATGCTTTTTTTATTGCCCAAAGCCTGCAAAAAGGCTTCTCCAAGAGCAATGGCGGTATCTTCGATAGTGTGGTGTTCATCTACGTTGATGTCTCCTTTAACCTGAATAGTAATATCTAGATTTCCGTGACGAGATATTTGTTCCAGCATGTGGTCAAAGAAAGAAATTCCTGATGAAATTGAACTTTTTCCTATTCCATCTAAATTAATATCTACGAAAACATCAGTTTCAGAAGTTTTGCGAGACAC encodes the following:
- the hisA gene encoding 1-(5-phosphoribosyl)-5-[(5-phosphoribosylamino)methylideneamino]imidazole-4-carboxamide isomerase, with the protein product MRIIPAIDIIEGKCVRLTKGDYSTKKIYNENPLEVAKEFEANGIQFLHLVDLDGARNQHIVNYKILNSIATQTKLTIDFGGGIKSDEDIRIAFENGAAQVTGGSIAVQNKVMFLRWLSKYGTNKIILGADSHNRKIATNGWQKQSEIDVVDFISGFEKEGIKYVICTDISKDGMLLGSSNELYKEILNKTNVNLIASGGVSSLSDLHVLQKIGCEGAIIGKAIYEGKITLKDLCQLKKL
- the hisB gene encoding bifunctional histidinol-phosphatase/imidazoleglycerol-phosphate dehydratase HisB, with protein sequence MKKLLFIDRDGTLIIKPEDEQIDSFENLEFYPKVFQYLSRIANELEYELVMVTNQDGLGTDSFPENTFWGVQKKIIKAFENEGVCFSEVLIDCSFPHENLPTRKPGTAKLTHYIKGNYDLTNSFVIGDRVTDVQLAKNLKCKSILLHKEPHPNATFTTTDWGEIYRYLKSEHRTAKVSRKTSETDVFVDINLDGIGKSSISSGISFFDHMLEQISRHGNLDITIQVKGDINVDEHHTIEDTAIALGEAFLQALGNKKSIERYGFTLPMDDCLAQVAIDFGGRPWLVWDVQFNREKIGDMPTEMFLHFFKSFSDNAKCNLNIKAEGENEHHKIEAVFKAFAKAIKMAVKHGENTGIPSTKNVI